The genome window CGCCTGCCTGGTGGTGTCTGGACCTGGACTCATTCATGCTCTAGGTGGAATGGCTAACGCTAACGTAAACTGCTGGTACAGTATGATTCAACAAACGGATGCTGCTGTGTACATTTCTAATATGGGTCCTGTGGGAGGTTGGTTTATAAATGTATGTTGCCTTTGCAGGCCGGTGGTTGTTATTGGAGGCTCCTCAGATCAAAATCAGGAAACAGCAGGAGCCTTTCAGGAGTTCCCTCAGGTAACGCACTCGATCAGCTGGATTTTTTTCAGACTTAAATCTTCAATGAATTGACacagttttaaatgtgttgctAGGTGGAGGCATGTCGCCTTTATAGCAAGTTCTCTGCTAGACCCAGCAGCCTGGAGGCCATCCCTTCAGTGGTAGAGAAGGTAATGTACCCACTTGTAGTTAGTTTCCTTTTTTCACAGCATGCTAATAAGATATTTTGTGTAGTTGGATGACATTAACACATAAGTGATTTTATTATGTTTGCTCACAGGCAGTTCGCACAAGCATGTATGGGCGTCCAGGTGCTTGCTATGTGGACATTGCAGGGGACATGGTCAATGCAAAAGTGGACAGGAGCAAAGTCAGGTCTGCTGTGATTtttagcagttttttttctgcatagtATCACTTTTGTGATTCTATATGTGTTTGCTCATGCAGAGTTTTATCCTGCTGTCCTACTCCACCAGTGAGTGTGGCTGACCAAGGTGCAATCACAGAAGCAATCTCTGTCTTGAAAGAAGCTAAAAGACCCTTAGTCATCATCGGCAAAGGTAACAGACAAATGTGCAGTATATCTTGGATTGATTATATTTGATAAGCTAGAAACCCACATATTTGCCATTTGGAATAGCTCATTAGAAGTCATCATGATATGGGTATTGTTGATCGCTACAGGAGCAGCCTATGGCCGAGCAGAAACCGCTCTGAGGGAGTTTGTTGAAATGAGCGGCCTGCCATTTCTGCCCACCCCCATGGGGAAAGGGGTCCTTCCTGATGATCACCCCAACTGTGTGGCTGCTGCTCGCTCCAGGTCTGCCTCtctttaacaataaaaaatgcaCGAATCAAGAAGTGTAAAGCACATTTATTTTAGCCTAATTAAACATATTCTTTCGTTTTATCACATCATTTATATAAATACTGGTTTTCAGGAGTAAAACAATCAGGCTGATTGTTTCGCAAAAGAGGTTTTTGTGTCCTTTGTAATGACGCAGGCCGAGCATCATTGTATCTTAATTCTCAGTCTACAATCAGTGCTCCTGTGTCAACTTTTAAAATTGCTGCTAGTACACTGTGTCTGAGTGACACAGAATAACAGGCTGTTGAAGAAATATCTCAATTGAATATtataaatctttgttttttctgtgtacatcttatattgtttattctacacatacagcaaatgtatgtatatacaccACTGTTCAAGgtcttcattgtgtttttccCCTTTTGTCTTAACTCAATGTTGCCACACCTATTCCCCTTCGACTGTTTCTGGTACCAAGAGCCCTCCTCCAGGCTGATGTTGTGCTTCTGCTCGGAGCCAGACTGAATTGGATGCTGCATTTTGGTCTGCCACCTAGATTTAACCCCGATGTCAAGATCATCCAGGTATGTGAACAGGGAAGCAAAGAGTTTGTTTGATTTCTTGAAAAGCAgtttcaaaataatgtttagTATAACTCACTGGTGAAAATGTACTGGTGTAGTTACTTACTAATACTTTAATTCTGTCAGTTCAGTGCTTTGATAATCTAACACAATAACGCATTAATGCTTATGTGTAGGTTGACCTTTGTGCTGAGGAGATGGGGAACAATGTGAGGCCTGCTGTTGCTCTCCTGGGAGACATCAATGCTATTGTCACTCAGGTAACTGCAAAAATGAACCTGTTTTTGCCTGTCATGATACACTAATGGGCATTGAAGATATACTATAGGTCGGAgaacagcttgtgtgtgtgtgtgtgtgtgtgtgtgtgtgtgtgtgtgtgtgtgtgtgtgtgtgtgtgtgtgtgtgtgtgtgtgtgtgtgttttgtcaacaGTGATTATGTCTTTGATTCTTTTCTTCAAGCTACTGGAGCGTGTCCATGAAGATGGCTGGAAATACTCGTCTGATACAGAGTGGTGGAGCGCACTAAAAGACAAAATTGCTGCTAATGCAAAAATATCAAAGGTGGGTTTAGGGTGACTGCGTGATGTTTTGactcaatgttttttgtgtttttttatcagTGTGCCACACACTGCTGATAACAAATATTTAATATGATTTTGTGTTTGATCCCAGTAGATGTTTGTTTCTTGTAATATTATTCATGCATTTTCACCACATTTCTGCCCTTCTTTCTATCGACAGGCACTTGCTCTTCAGTCAACAGTACCCATGAACTACTACACAGTGTTTCATCATGTTTCCCAGCTGCTGCCAC of Sparus aurata chromosome 17, fSpaAur1.1, whole genome shotgun sequence contains these proteins:
- the hacl1 gene encoding 2-hydroxyacyl-CoA lyase 1; the protein is MEEVTGAQLIAESLKSQKVEYMFGIVGVPIIEVAMAAQAAGIRYVGMRNEQAACYAASAVGYLTGRPGACLVVSGPGLIHALGGMANANVNCWPVVVIGGSSDQNQETAGAFQEFPQVEACRLYSKFSARPSSLEAIPSVVEKAVRTSMYGRPGACYVDIAGDMVNAKVDRSKVRVLSCCPTPPVSVADQGAITEAISVLKEAKRPLVIIGKGAAYGRAETALREFVEMSGLPFLPTPMGKGVLPDDHPNCVAAARSRALLQADVVLLLGARLNWMLHFGLPPRFNPDVKIIQVDLCAEEMGNNVRPAVALLGDINAIVTQLLERVHEDGWKYSSDTEWWSALKDKIAANAKISKALALQSTVPMNYYTVFHHVSQLLPPDCIIVSEGANTMDIGRTMLNNYLPRHRLDAGTFGTMGVGLGFAIAAATVEKSENSKGQRIVCVEGDSAFGFSGMEVETMCRYNLPVVIIVVNNNGIYSGVDPETWKEMAKMGDLTSIAPPVTLLPEARYDEVMTAFGGRGFLVRTVEELRSALQISLDDWERPSLLNVLIDPSSDRKQQDFPWLTRSNL